AGTATAAGGATGTAAAGCTTTTTTTAAAGAGCCTTCTATAATTTCAACACTTCTTCCAGCATACATAACCATAACTCTATCACAAATTGATTCAATTAAAGCAATATCATGAGAAACAAACATAATAGTCATATTTTTTTCTTTGTTTAATTTTTTTAAAAGTTTGATAACTCTAAGTTGAGTTCTTAGATCAAGTGCAGTTGTAGATTCATCACAGATAATAAGACAAGGTTCACAAATGACTGCCATAGCTATGAGAATTCTTTGCCTTTGACCTCCTGAAAGTTCATGTGGATATTTTTTACAAGTTTCCTCAGGATTATATATATCACATTCTTCTAGAGTTTCAAAAATCTTTTTTTCTCTATCTTTTTTATTTAAATTTTTTATATGAATTTTTAAAGTTTCATGTAATTGTTTTCCTATTTTTTTTAAAGGATTTAAAGCACTTAAAGCATCTTGGAAAACAATACTAATATTTTTGCCTCTCATTTTACACATTTCTTTTTCAGAAATAGATAATAAATTTTTTCCTAAATAACAAATTGTTCCAGAGGAATGGAATCTTGGTTCTAATAATCTCATTATAGATTTAGTTGTAATAGATTTACCACATCCAGATTCTCCAACAATTCCAAAAATTTCACCCTTTTTTACGTGAAAATTTAAATCATGTACAAGATTTAACTCACTGTTATTATCATCGACAGTAATGTTTAAATTTTTTATATCAAGTAATTTCATATTTAATCCTATCCTTTTGAATTATATTTTTCTCTAAAATATTCTCCAAGTAAATTACTAGAGTAAATTGTTAAAGTAATAAATAGTCCTGGAAAAAGAGCATACCATGGCGAAGTAACAAAATATATTTGAGCCTCTCTAAGCATTGAGCCCCAGCTTGGATAAGGAGCTTGAACTCCAAGTCCAAGATAACTTAAAGATGCTTCAGTTAAAATAGAGA
The window above is part of the Fusobacterium sp. JB019 genome. Proteins encoded here:
- a CDS encoding ABC transporter ATP-binding protein, with the protein product MKLLDIKNLNITVDDNNSELNLVHDLNFHVKKGEIFGIVGESGCGKSITTKSIMRLLEPRFHSSGTICYLGKNLLSISEKEMCKMRGKNISIVFQDALSALNPLKKIGKQLHETLKIHIKNLNKKDREKKIFETLEECDIYNPEETCKKYPHELSGGQRQRILIAMAVICEPCLIICDESTTALDLRTQLRVIKLLKKLNKEKNMTIMFVSHDIALIESICDRVMVMYAGRSVEIIEGSLKKALHPYTRALYSMLFSMEDKNKLLPYVVGTIIEPAKRNFNKCFFGNRCKYFNNCKENDLYEIEENHFVACEKVINDAIKSK